The Streptomyces sp. NBC_01268 genome window below encodes:
- a CDS encoding serine hydrolase domain-containing protein: MRLRVTHPARTAAVAATALLTLSLGVLPAQAADTATAPRAAAAARHTPALDREALRASLDAFRDAGMYGAFTSVRSGAERWRGATGVADTATGRPMAPDFEHRIGSISKSFTSVAILQQVERGRIDLDAPVGRYLPGLVTGERGEKVTVRMLLNHTSGIADYVLPAFPGILEDPGATLDRNRLRHIEPEELARLGLAAPPVQERGKFGYANTNYILAGLILERVTGQDAEAYITRHVIRPAGLRHTYYPSSPSLKGPHAAMYESFFGMIDPPRDYSTYDMSWASTAGAMVSTTDDLNTFYRKLLGGRLLGPAALREMKTTVPGYDTAPGEEALMRYGLGIYTLRMPSGNWYWGHDGAVFGAGTWSLATEDGNRQVSLAYNLMKYQRFDEQGQQLPDPITPAMAAYVDGALSGAPAPQGLWSAAPAAQELPPLVDVLPVP; the protein is encoded by the coding sequence ATGCGTTTACGCGTGACGCACCCGGCGCGGACGGCGGCCGTGGCCGCGACCGCACTGCTGACCCTGTCCCTGGGGGTGCTGCCGGCCCAGGCGGCCGACACCGCCACAGCTCCGCGGGCCGCGGCGGCGGCCCGCCACACGCCCGCCCTGGACCGCGAGGCGCTGCGCGCGTCGCTCGACGCCTTCCGCGACGCCGGGATGTACGGGGCGTTCACCTCGGTCCGGAGCGGTGCCGAGCGGTGGCGGGGCGCCACGGGCGTCGCCGACACGGCCACCGGGCGCCCGATGGCGCCGGACTTCGAGCACCGGATCGGCAGCATCAGCAAGAGCTTCACGTCCGTGGCGATCCTCCAGCAGGTGGAGCGCGGCCGGATCGACCTGGACGCGCCCGTCGGGCGCTACCTCCCCGGCCTCGTCACCGGCGAGCGCGGCGAGAAGGTCACCGTGCGGATGCTGCTCAACCACACGAGCGGCATCGCCGACTACGTGCTGCCGGCCTTCCCCGGCATCCTGGAGGACCCGGGCGCCACGCTCGACCGCAACCGGCTGCGGCACATCGAGCCCGAGGAGCTGGCCCGGCTCGGCCTCGCGGCCCCGCCGGTGCAGGAGCGCGGCAAGTTCGGCTACGCCAACACCAACTACATCCTGGCCGGCCTGATCCTGGAGAGGGTCACCGGGCAGGACGCCGAGGCGTACATCACCCGCCATGTGATCCGCCCGGCGGGTCTGCGGCACACCTACTACCCGTCCTCGCCCTCCCTCAAGGGCCCGCACGCGGCGATGTACGAGTCGTTCTTCGGCATGATCGACCCGCCGCGCGACTACAGCACGTACGACATGTCGTGGGCGAGCACGGCCGGTGCGATGGTGTCGACCACCGACGACCTCAACACCTTCTACCGCAAGCTGCTCGGCGGCAGGCTGCTCGGCCCGGCGGCGCTGCGGGAGATGAAGACGACGGTCCCGGGGTACGACACGGCGCCGGGTGAGGAGGCCCTGATGCGGTACGGCCTCGGGATCTACACGCTCAGGATGCCGAGCGGCAACTGGTACTGGGGCCACGACGGCGCGGTGTTCGGGGCGGGCACCTGGTCGCTCGCCACGGAGGACGGAAACCGCCAGGTCTCCCTCGCGTACAACCTGATGAAGTACCAGCGATTCGACGAGCAGGGACAGCAGCTGCCGGACCCGATCACACCGGCGATGGCCGCCTATGTGGACGGCGCGCTGAGCGGCGCCCCGGCCCCGCAGGGGCTGTGGAGCGCCGCCCCGGCGGCCCAGGAGCTGCCGCCGCTGGTCGACGTGCTCCCGGTGCCCTGA
- a CDS encoding DUF6197 family protein: MQTVATPDALDREAAALLDTAAWQEIVARWPDTPPVREEAGDWRLLLSVPVDRLVADALDALPPAPPAERPLPGRLGAILPDRLHVWRRIGSPDVRPSVHLAHARRVLTEWGWQNTPYKLRDVRGARCVCGAMLAAHRLGYGSAPTMNEAGAWMLEELRSRGWTELIGPWNRAPGRTAADALALVDATIRRAARVGR; this comes from the coding sequence ATGCAGACCGTCGCTACTCCGGACGCCCTCGACCGGGAGGCCGCCGCCCTCCTCGACACCGCCGCCTGGCAGGAGATCGTGGCGCGCTGGCCCGACACCCCGCCGGTGCGGGAGGAGGCCGGCGACTGGCGGCTGCTGCTGTCCGTCCCGGTGGACCGGCTCGTCGCCGACGCCCTCGACGCGCTGCCGCCCGCCCCGCCCGCCGAACGGCCGCTCCCGGGCAGGCTCGGCGCGATCCTGCCCGACCGGCTGCACGTCTGGCGCCGGATCGGCAGCCCCGACGTGCGGCCCTCGGTCCATCTCGCCCACGCCCGGCGGGTCCTGACCGAATGGGGCTGGCAGAACACCCCGTACAAGCTGCGCGACGTCCGTGGCGCACGGTGTGTCTGCGGCGCCATGCTCGCCGCCCACCGGCTCGGATACGGCAGCGCCCCCACCATGAACGAGGCGGGGGCGTGGATGCTCGAAGAGCTCCGCTCGCGCGGCTGGACCGAGCTCATCGGCCCCTGGAACCGCGCCCCGGGCCGTACCGCGGCGGACGCGCTCGCCCTGGTGGACGCCACGATCCGCCGCGCGGCCCGGGTGGGCCGTTAG
- a CDS encoding NADPH-dependent F420 reductase, which produces MKIAVLGTGDVGRQLATKLVALGHQVTLGSRSADHEGATAWAAEHDAAHGTFAAAAAGAELVVNATGGMVSLAALEAAGAENLAGKVLVDVSNPLDFSEGFPPKVATPDGGSLAEQIQRTFPDARVVKTLNTMTNTVMVDPARVPGDHVVFVCGDDAAAKEAVTGLLKSFGWPDARIVDLGDLSGARGTELLLPLWLRLMGTLGTADFNFGILKA; this is translated from the coding sequence ATGAAGATCGCCGTACTCGGCACCGGTGACGTGGGCCGGCAGCTCGCGACCAAGCTGGTCGCGCTCGGTCACCAGGTGACGCTCGGCTCCAGGTCCGCCGACCACGAGGGTGCGACGGCCTGGGCAGCGGAACACGACGCGGCACACGGCACGTTCGCCGCGGCGGCGGCCGGGGCGGAGCTGGTGGTGAACGCCACCGGCGGCATGGTGTCGCTGGCCGCGCTGGAGGCGGCGGGCGCGGAGAACCTGGCGGGGAAGGTGCTCGTCGACGTGTCGAACCCGCTGGACTTCTCGGAGGGCTTCCCGCCGAAGGTGGCGACCCCGGACGGCGGCAGCCTGGCCGAGCAGATCCAGCGCACCTTCCCGGACGCGCGGGTCGTGAAGACCCTGAACACCATGACGAACACGGTGATGGTGGACCCCGCCCGGGTCCCCGGTGACCACGTCGTCTTCGTGTGCGGCGACGACGCGGCCGCCAAGGAGGCCGTCACCGGCCTCCTGAAGTCCTTCGGCTGGCCGGACGCCCGGATCGTGGACCTCGGCGACCTGTCGGGCGCCCGGGGCACCGAGCTGCTGCTGCCGCTGTGGCTGCGCCTGATGGGCACCCTGGGCACGGCGGACTTCAACTTCGGGATCCTGAAGGCCTGA
- a CDS encoding aspartate ammonia-lyase codes for MPVPSSVRREHDLLGDRDVPADAYWGVHTLRARENFAITGVPISVYPQLIDALAAVKEAAALANEELGLLPAEKAGAIVAACREIRGGALHEEFVVDVVQGGAGTSTNMNANEVVANRALELLGHGKGEYAHLHPHEDVNLGQSTNDVYPTAIRIAAIGAARELLVAMAVLQDAFAEKAVEFGGVVKMGRTQLQDAVPMTLGQEFSTYAVMLEEDRARLAEAIELIHEINLGATAIGTGLNAAPGYAETARRHLAELTGLPLVTSANLVEATQDCGAFVQLSGVLKRIAVKLSKTCNDLRLLSSGPRAGFGEINLPAVQAGSSIMPGKVNPVIPEVVNQVAFEVIGNDMTITMAAEGGQLQLNAFEPVIFHALSKSMISLRAACLTLAERCVTGITANVETLRASVENSIGLATALNPHLGYSAATAIAQEALITGRSVAELTLEKGLLPPERLAELLTTEHLTGTSGGVLEL; via the coding sequence ATGCCCGTTCCGTCGTCCGTTCGTCGTGAGCATGATCTGCTCGGTGACCGGGATGTCCCCGCCGACGCGTACTGGGGGGTGCACACCCTGCGCGCCCGGGAGAACTTCGCCATCACCGGCGTTCCGATCTCCGTCTACCCGCAGCTCATCGACGCGCTGGCCGCCGTCAAGGAGGCCGCCGCCCTCGCCAACGAGGAGCTCGGCCTGCTCCCCGCGGAGAAGGCCGGCGCCATCGTCGCCGCCTGCCGGGAGATCCGCGGCGGCGCGCTGCACGAGGAGTTCGTCGTCGACGTCGTCCAGGGCGGGGCCGGCACCTCGACCAACATGAACGCCAACGAGGTCGTCGCCAACCGTGCTCTGGAGCTCCTCGGGCACGGCAAGGGCGAGTACGCGCACCTGCATCCCCATGAGGACGTCAACCTCGGGCAGTCCACCAACGACGTCTACCCGACCGCCATCCGCATCGCCGCCATCGGCGCCGCCCGCGAGCTGTTGGTCGCCATGGCCGTGCTCCAGGACGCCTTCGCCGAGAAGGCCGTCGAGTTCGGCGGCGTGGTCAAGATGGGGCGGACCCAGCTCCAGGACGCGGTGCCCATGACGCTGGGCCAGGAGTTCTCCACGTACGCGGTGATGCTGGAGGAGGACCGGGCGCGGCTGGCCGAGGCGATCGAGCTCATCCACGAGATCAACCTCGGTGCCACCGCCATCGGTACCGGGCTCAACGCTGCCCCCGGCTATGCCGAGACCGCCCGGCGTCACCTGGCGGAGCTGACCGGGCTGCCCCTGGTCACCTCGGCCAACCTGGTGGAGGCCACCCAGGACTGCGGCGCCTTCGTGCAGCTCTCCGGGGTGCTCAAGCGGATCGCCGTGAAGCTCTCCAAGACCTGCAACGACCTGCGGCTGCTGTCCTCCGGGCCGCGCGCGGGGTTCGGCGAGATCAACCTGCCGGCCGTGCAGGCCGGTTCCAGCATCATGCCGGGCAAGGTCAACCCGGTCATCCCCGAGGTCGTCAACCAGGTCGCCTTCGAGGTGATCGGCAACGACATGACCATCACGATGGCGGCGGAGGGCGGTCAGCTCCAGCTCAACGCCTTCGAGCCGGTCATCTTCCACGCGCTGTCGAAGAGCATGATCTCGCTGCGGGCGGCCTGCCTCACGCTGGCCGAGCGCTGTGTCACCGGCATCACCGCCAACGTCGAGACCCTGCGCGCGAGCGTCGAGAACTCCATCGGCCTCGCCACCGCCCTCAACCCGCACCTGGGCTACAGCGCGGCCACGGCGATCGCCCAGGAGGCACTGATCACCGGCCGCTCGGTCGCGGAGCTCACCCTGGAGAAGGGGCTGCTCCCGCCCGAGCGGCTCGCCGAGCTCCTCACCACCGAGCACCTCACGGGTACCTCCGGCGGCGTGCTGGAGCTCTGA
- a CDS encoding asparaginase, protein MKWTRDARPRRIVVISTGGTIASRWTGSGYAADASGDDVVATAAVPDGVNVEVLDLFNVNSSRMTTDRQLGLLRAVRETLADPGVDGIVVTHGTDTLEESAFFLDLHHSDPRTVVFTGAQRPFGTGDGDGPGNLYDALQVAATVHGLGVLVVFDGLVHAARGTVKTKTLASDPFADPSGERVGRLGFGQVDIEREPVRPAPLPAPAAGAAAVPRVDIVMHHSDGDPVLLNASVAAGARGVVLVGTGAGNATPEIAAAVADAVSQGVLVVLSTRVASGPVAEVYTGGGAVDLAAAGAVLAGTLRPGQARIALLAALLAEVPSAERRVSLLRTLLEGPVRSEPALAAAH, encoded by the coding sequence ATGAAATGGACGCGCGACGCCAGGCCTCGCCGCATCGTGGTGATCAGCACCGGCGGCACCATCGCGAGCCGCTGGACGGGCAGCGGCTATGCCGCCGACGCCTCCGGTGACGACGTCGTCGCCACCGCGGCCGTGCCCGACGGCGTGAACGTCGAGGTCCTCGACCTGTTCAACGTCAACAGCTCCCGGATGACCACCGACCGCCAGCTGGGTCTGCTGCGCGCCGTCCGCGAGACGCTCGCCGACCCCGGTGTCGACGGCATCGTGGTCACCCACGGCACCGACACCCTCGAGGAGTCGGCCTTCTTCCTGGACCTGCACCACTCCGACCCGCGCACCGTGGTCTTCACCGGTGCCCAGCGGCCCTTCGGCACGGGCGACGGCGACGGTCCCGGGAACCTCTACGACGCGCTCCAGGTCGCCGCCACCGTGCACGGCCTCGGCGTCCTCGTCGTCTTCGACGGCCTGGTCCACGCCGCCCGCGGCACGGTCAAGACCAAGACCCTCGCCTCCGACCCCTTCGCCGACCCCTCCGGCGAGCGGGTGGGCCGGCTCGGCTTCGGCCAGGTCGACATCGAGCGCGAGCCCGTGCGGCCGGCGCCCCTGCCCGCGCCCGCCGCCGGGGCGGCCGCCGTGCCCCGCGTCGACATCGTGATGCACCACTCCGACGGGGACCCGGTGCTCCTGAACGCGTCGGTCGCGGCCGGGGCGCGCGGTGTCGTCCTCGTCGGCACCGGCGCCGGGAACGCCACTCCCGAGATAGCCGCGGCCGTCGCCGACGCCGTCTCCCAGGGCGTCCTCGTCGTCCTGTCCACGCGGGTCGCCTCCGGTCCGGTCGCCGAGGTCTACACGGGCGGCGGGGCCGTCGACCTGGCCGCCGCCGGTGCGGTTCTCGCCGGGACGCTGCGGCCCGGTCAGGCGCGGATCGCGCTGCTGGCCGCCCTGCTGGCCGAGGTGCCGTCCGCCGAGCGACGGGTGTCCCTGCTCCGGACCCTGCTCGAAGGGCCCGTGCGGTCCGAGCCCGCTTTGGCCGCCGCGCACTGA
- a CDS encoding Lrp/AsnC family transcriptional regulator, with translation MDRIDLHILRELQEDGRLSNQELAQRIGLSPSPCMRRVRQLEQDGVIQGYRAVIDPAAVGRSFEVLVSVEVKRDRETVEAFEEALQDIPDVIEAYRLFGSPGCLLRIAVADLAAYERLWIERLTTLVGVTEVNSQIIMKRVKEPRGLPVER, from the coding sequence ATGGACAGAATCGATCTCCACATCTTGCGCGAGCTCCAGGAGGACGGCCGCCTGAGCAACCAGGAGCTGGCCCAGCGCATCGGCCTCAGCCCCTCCCCCTGCATGCGCAGGGTCCGCCAGCTGGAACAGGACGGCGTGATCCAGGGGTACCGGGCCGTCATCGACCCGGCGGCCGTCGGCCGGAGCTTCGAGGTCCTGGTCTCGGTCGAGGTGAAGCGGGACCGGGAGACGGTCGAGGCCTTCGAGGAGGCGCTGCAGGACATCCCGGACGTCATCGAGGCGTACCGCCTCTTCGGCAGCCCCGGATGCCTGCTGCGGATCGCGGTCGCGGACCTCGCCGCGTACGAGCGCCTGTGGATCGAACGACTGACGACGCTGGTCGGGGTCACGGAGGTGAACTCCCAGATCATCATGAAGCGGGTCAAGGAGCCCAGGGGCCTCCCGGTCGAGCGCTGA
- a CDS encoding hydrolase: MLGLRRSTRHTATHRTTPHRPATARLAALTAVGALGALVAGAAAPATAATAVGTAVPQETATAAAPLRVLFDNSKAETAGNADWIIGTGQPDPLTQNASPATEKDWTGAISAWGVALQRTGRYALKTLPSGGTITYGTTAATDLQNFDTFVLPEPNVRLSASEKTAVMKFVQNGGGLFLVSDHADADRNNDGWDALEIINDLMADNGVDNTDPFGFTLDTGTVQTDNPRAIADTADPVLNGTFGKVTGSIIRSGTTATLKPADNPSVKGLVYRTGYSGNTGAFFATSTFGSGRVAVWGDSSPIDDGTGQSGNTLYDGWNDTAGTNAALALNATDWLSKATTGGGGGGGGGTCTAGQLLANPGFESGDTSWTGSAGVITNDTGRPARTGAYKAWLSGYGSAHTDTLSQTVAIPAGCTTATFGFHTRIDTAETTTTTAYDTLKVQVLNSGGTVLSTLATYSNLNASSGYVQRSFDLAAYAGQTVTLKFTGAEGSTLQTSFVIDDTALTVG, translated from the coding sequence ATGCTCGGACTCAGAAGGTCCACCCGCCACACCGCGACGCACCGCACCACCCCGCACCGCCCCGCGACCGCACGCCTCGCCGCCCTGACCGCCGTCGGCGCGCTCGGCGCCCTCGTCGCCGGCGCTGCCGCCCCCGCGACGGCGGCCACCGCGGTGGGCACCGCCGTGCCGCAGGAGACCGCGACGGCCGCCGCGCCCCTGCGCGTCCTGTTCGACAACTCCAAGGCGGAGACCGCCGGAAACGCCGACTGGATCATCGGCACCGGCCAGCCCGACCCGCTCACCCAGAACGCCTCGCCCGCGACCGAGAAGGACTGGACCGGGGCCATCTCGGCCTGGGGCGTGGCGCTGCAGCGGACCGGCCGGTACGCGCTCAAGACGCTGCCTTCGGGCGGCACCATCACCTACGGCACCACGGCCGCCACCGACCTGCAGAACTTCGACACCTTCGTGCTGCCCGAGCCCAACGTGCGGCTCAGCGCGAGCGAGAAGACCGCGGTGATGAAGTTCGTCCAGAACGGCGGCGGTCTGTTCCTGGTCTCCGACCACGCGGACGCCGACCGCAACAACGACGGCTGGGACGCGCTGGAGATCATCAACGATCTGATGGCCGACAACGGCGTCGACAACACCGACCCGTTCGGCTTCACGCTCGACACCGGAACGGTGCAGACGGACAACCCGCGTGCGATCGCCGACACCGCCGACCCCGTCCTGAACGGCACCTTCGGCAAGGTGACGGGCAGCATCATCCGCAGCGGCACCACGGCCACCCTCAAGCCGGCCGACAACCCCAGCGTCAAGGGCCTCGTCTACCGCACCGGCTACTCGGGCAACACCGGCGCGTTCTTCGCGACGAGCACCTTCGGCAGCGGGCGCGTCGCCGTGTGGGGCGACAGCTCGCCGATCGACGACGGCACCGGCCAGTCCGGCAACACCCTGTACGACGGCTGGAACGACACCGCCGGCACGAACGCGGCGCTCGCCCTGAACGCCACCGACTGGCTCTCGAAGGCGACCACCGGCGGGGGCGGCGGGGGCGGGGGCGGCACCTGCACCGCCGGCCAGCTGCTGGCCAACCCGGGCTTCGAGTCGGGCGACACCTCCTGGACCGGCTCGGCCGGCGTCATCACGAACGACACCGGGCGCCCGGCCCGTACCGGCGCGTACAAGGCGTGGCTGAGCGGCTACGGCTCCGCCCACACCGACACCCTCTCCCAGACGGTGGCGATCCCCGCGGGCTGCACGACCGCCACGTTCGGCTTCCACACGCGCATCGACACGGCCGAGACCACCACGACCACCGCGTACGACACGCTCAAGGTCCAGGTCCTGAACAGCGGCGGCACGGTGCTGTCCACGCTCGCGACCTACTCGAACCTCAACGCGTCGAGCGGCTACGTCCAGCGCTCCTTCGACCTGGCCGCGTACGCGGGCCAGACGGTCACGCTGAAGTTCACCGGCGCGGAGGGCTCGACCCTCCAGACCTCCTTCGTCATCGACGACACCGCGCTGACCGTGGGCTGA
- a CDS encoding endonuclease I family protein — MSVASIGRWKVWAALSAAVVGLTLPTLTATPASATTTAYDATYYKNAVGKSGTSLKSSLHTIISSQSKISYDAVWNALKVTDQDPNNTANVILLYSGTSRSKTLNGGDVGDWNREHVWAQSHGNFGTSAGPGTDLHHLRAADVQVNSTRGNKDFDNGGTAVSGAPGSYTDSNSFEPRDADKGDVARMILYMAVRYEGDDAWADLEPNESTTNGSVPFMGRLSVLKQWNEQDPPSAFEERRNDVIFNSYQGNRNPFIDHPEWVEAIW; from the coding sequence ATGTCCGTCGCGTCCATAGGCAGATGGAAGGTGTGGGCAGCGCTGTCCGCCGCCGTCGTCGGCCTCACGCTCCCCACGCTCACCGCGACCCCCGCGAGCGCCACGACCACCGCGTACGACGCCACGTACTACAAGAACGCGGTCGGCAAGTCCGGCACGAGCCTGAAGTCCTCGCTGCACACCATCATCAGCAGCCAGAGCAAGATCTCGTACGACGCGGTCTGGAACGCGCTCAAGGTCACGGACCAGGACCCCAACAACACCGCCAACGTGATCCTGCTCTACAGCGGCACCTCGCGCAGCAAGACCCTCAACGGCGGCGATGTGGGCGACTGGAACCGCGAGCACGTGTGGGCCCAGTCGCACGGCAACTTCGGCACCTCGGCCGGTCCGGGCACCGACCTGCACCACCTGCGCGCGGCGGACGTCCAGGTCAACAGCACGCGCGGCAACAAGGACTTCGACAACGGCGGCACCGCGGTCAGCGGCGCGCCGGGCAGCTACACGGACAGCAACTCGTTCGAACCGCGCGACGCGGACAAGGGCGACGTGGCCCGCATGATCCTCTACATGGCCGTCCGCTACGAGGGCGACGACGCGTGGGCGGACCTGGAGCCCAACGAGTCGACGACGAACGGCAGCGTCCCGTTCATGGGCCGCCTGTCGGTCCTGAAGCAGTGGAACGAGCAGGACCCGCCGAGCGCGTTCGAGGAGCGTCGCAACGACGTCATCTTCAACAGCTACCAGGGCAACCGGAACCCGTTCATCGACCACCCGGAGTGGGTCGAGGCGATCTGGTAG